In Candidatus Schekmanbacteria bacterium RIFCSPLOWO2_02_FULL_38_14, the genomic stretch AGCCCATCTCTCCAAGTTCTTCAGCACAGTATTTCCTTAAATCTTCATACATACCGCCCTGAACTATCCCGAATAATGCCCGGTTATTTATCTTTTGCGCTTTCAAGCACCTTAATGCCCATCTGAGGGTCATCTCAGTTGAGTTTTTGCAGTATTCGTATTCTGACGGATATGGTATGCATTCATCAAAAGCCATTATAATATCAGCTCCTATTGCCTCCTGAATCTCTATGGCTTTCTCAGGGGTAATGAAATGGCTTGAGCCATCAATATGCGACTGAAACATGACCCCTTCCTCCTGAATCTTTCTGAACTGGGCAAGGCTGTAAATCTGAAATCCTCCGCTATCAGTAAGTATTGGTCTTTCCCAGTTTATAAACCTGTGCAAGCCTCCAAAGTCTCTTATGAGTTCATGTCCGGGCCTTAGGTAGAGATGATAGGTATTGCTCAGAATGATTTCAGCTCCGGCTTTAATCAGGTCTTCTGAGCATACTGCCTTGACTGTTCCCTGCGTTCCAACAGGCATAAACACAGGCGTCTCTATCCCGCCATGGGGAGTAGATAATTTCCCAAGGCGGGCTTTAGAGCTTTTTTCTTTTTTTAAAACATTAAATTTAAACATAGTTAGTCGTCAATCTCTTGTAGCTTGCCTTAAATGCAAAATTCAAAACCGTAGAAACACACCTTTAGGTGTGTTGTTTTATTTTTTCATCAACAGGTCCCTGCCTACCGGCAGGCAGGTAAAGACCTGTTTCTACATTATCCTCATTCTAAACTCGATCACGCAGGCTACCTGTCTGCCGTTAGGCAGGAAGCCTGCGGCTACTGACTACTATTTACTATCCACTCTACTACATCAAACTCCTAACTTTTTCTTCACTCTGAACTCTTAACTCTCAACTCTGTCGCACTCTATATAATAAACATTGCATCGCCATAGCTGTAGAATCTGTATTCCATTTCAATTGCCTTCCTGTAACAATCCATAATATTTTCAAGCCCGCAAAAAGCTGAGACAAGCATCAGGAGCGTTGATTTTGGAAGATGAAAATTTGTAATCAGAGAATCTATTGCTTTGAATTTAAACCCCGGATATATGAATAAACTCGTTTCTTTTTCCCCTTCTGTGAACTTTCCATATTTTTCTATTTCAGATTCAAGCGTTCTTGCAGTGGTTGTTCCAACAGCAATTATTCTCCTCTTGTCTCTTCTTGCTTTGTTTAGCTTCTCTGCATTATCTGAAGCAATTACATAGCTTTCAGAATCCATTATATGTTCTTTTATATTGCTGACTCTTACTGGCTTAAATGTTCCAAGCCCGACGTGAAGAGTTATGTTTATAATTTCAACTCCTGTTTTTTTTATCCTTTTCAGAAGCTCATCAGAAAAATGAAGTCCTGCTGTTGGCGCTGCAACAGCCCCTCTTTCCCTTGCATATACTGTCTGGTAGCGTTCCCTGTCAGTAAATAGTGAATAGTGAACAGTATTTGGTAAGTACTGTTCACTATTCACTAACAACTTCCTCTTAATATACGGAGGAAGCGGAGGCTCACCAATTCTGTCTAAAATCTCAAAAATATCGTTGCGGGTTTCAAACTCTAAAATTCCCTTCCCGTTTCCGTCTGATTCCCTTATTATTCCTTTTAATTCACCGTTGCCAAAGCAGAGAGTAGCGCCTTTTTTAATCCCCTTATTTGTATTTATCAGAACCTCCCAGATATTTTCTTCTGCTTTACCGTTTTTCCAGTTTTTGAGAAGAAGTATCTCAATCCTGCCTCCGGTATTCTCCTTAACTCCACGAAGCCTTGCAGGAAAAACCTTTGTATCATTAATAACAAGAACATCTGTATTCATCAGAAAATTTGCTATCTTAAAAAAATTTGTATGGATAAGCGAACCTGTATTTCTGTCAAACACCATGAGCTTTGAACTATCCCTTTTTCCAAGTGGATACTGGGCAATTAATTCCTCGTGCAAACTGTAATCAAAATCTGATAACTGCATAATCTATAAACAACTTTAATTAGTTCACTGTAAAAGGTAGAAACAGGTCTTTACAGGTTGACCGAGAATTCAATTTTAATAAAATTGGTCTCAATAGAATCAAACAGTTAGTAAGCCCAAAATTGGCAAAACCGCTATTCTCGGTCAACCTGTTTAGACCTGTTAAATATAAATAACAGACCTAAAGGTCTGTTTCTACAAATTTGCTTTATCCTCTTTTTAGTAAAGCCATTGAGGATTTACCTCTCATTTAACTGTTAGATTTGCTATCATTTGAGAAAGGTAAAAACAAGAAAATAATCTTTTAGTTACTTTCTTCCAAACAGGGAGAATATAATTGTGAGGATAATGCTTATTATTATTGAGGTTGCAAGAGGGAAATAAAAGGTAAAGTTCTTTCTCTCTATCCTGATATCACCCGGAAGCTTTCCAAGAAAAGGAATCTTTGGCAGAAAGGTAATGAGCAAGCCAATTATGACAAGCAGCACTCCTATAAATATCAACATTTTCCCAAAATCAGAAAACAAAACCAATCTCCAAAATATTAATTTAAAAAAAATTCATTTCTTTCTCTTTATTCTAGTTGACGATTTTGAGACAACAACCAATGTTCCTTTTAGCTCAGAAACATCAATGGAAGATAAATAATTTATTACACGATTATAGATTTCTTTGCCTCGCATTCCTTTAGGACGGATGAATATTATCCCGGGAAGAAGGTCTGGAGGAAAACGGAGTATGTTAGAAAAATCCGAATCCATTGATATGATTCCAAAATTGTTTTGAATCGCATAATAATAAATTTTTTCATCATCCTGACCAACTAAAGCAGATGAAGAAACATCTATGCTATCTGGATAAAATTTTAAGAGTGTGTTTTTAATATCAGTTGGAAGATTCTCATCAAGAAGAAATTTCATTATGTAATGGTAGCCTCTTCATAATTCAATAACTCTGCTGCAAAACGAATTCCTTCAAGAATATGTTCTTTGGTTAATTGGGGATATGCTTTCAAAATGTCTTCAATTGTATCACCTGCTCCCATCATTTCTAGAATGATATGAACCGGAATTCTTGTTCCTGCAAAGCAAGGTTTTCCTCCGCAAACTCCTGGCTT encodes the following:
- a CDS encoding tRNA preQ1(34) S-adenosylmethionine ribosyltransferase-isomerase QueA produces the protein MQLSDFDYSLHEELIAQYPLGKRDSSKLMVFDRNTGSLIHTNFFKIANFLMNTDVLVINDTKVFPARLRGVKENTGGRIEILLLKNWKNGKAEENIWEVLINTNKGIKKGATLCFGNGELKGIIRESDGNGKGILEFETRNDIFEILDRIGEPPLPPYIKRKLLVNSEQYLPNTVHYSLFTDRERYQTVYARERGAVAAPTAGLHFSDELLKRIKKTGVEIINITLHVGLGTFKPVRVSNIKEHIMDSESYVIASDNAEKLNKARRDKRRIIAVGTTTARTLESEIEKYGKFTEGEKETSLFIYPGFKFKAIDSLITNFHLPKSTLLMLVSAFCGLENIMDCYRKAIEMEYRFYSYGDAMFII
- a CDS encoding tRNA guanosine(34) transglycosylase Tgt, which produces MFKFNVLKKEKSSKARLGKLSTPHGGIETPVFMPVGTQGTVKAVCSEDLIKAGAEIILSNTYHLYLRPGHELIRDFGGLHRFINWERPILTDSGGFQIYSLAQFRKIQEEGVMFQSHIDGSSHFITPEKAIEIQEAIGADIIMAFDECIPYPSEYEYCKNSTEMTLRWALRCLKAQKINNRALFGIVQGGMYEDLRKYCAEELGEMGFAGYAIGGLSVGEPKEVMWNIVDYTEQYLPEEKPRYLMGVGTPEDIIDAVAKGIDMFDCIIPTRQARNGSLFTSKGKVVIKNSKYAKDESPADTDCNCYTCRNYSLAYLRHLYISKEILSFRLNTIHNLHFYLALMKEIRSAIENDSLASLVKKYKESYEKVLV
- a CDS encoding antitoxin, whose translation is MNFKFIESKPGVCGGKPCFAGTRIPVHIILEMMGAGDTIEDILKAYPQLTKEHILEGIRFAAELLNYEEATIT